The following are encoded in a window of Kogia breviceps isolate mKogBre1 chromosome 12, mKogBre1 haplotype 1, whole genome shotgun sequence genomic DNA:
- the DENND6B gene encoding protein DENND6B isoform X1 gives MDQGSGAGPHRARGRLGAPSCGARAPGAPWARFSAWLECVCVVTFDLELGQALELVYPSDFQLTDKEKSSICYLSFPDSHSGCLGDTQFSFRIRRCGGLRRPWHADDRHCDTGAPVSLQREPAHYFGYVYFRQVKDGSVKRGYFQKSLVLVSRLPFVRLFQALLSLVAPEYFDKLAPCLEAVCSEIDQWPAPVPGQTLNLPVMGVVLQVHIPSRADMPESGPPKQCSHKNLLPAPVVLTSVHELDLFRCFRPVLAHVQLLWELLLLGEPLLVLAPSPAVSSEMVLALTSCLQPLKFCCDYRPYFTVHDSEFKEFTTRTQAPPSVVLGVTNPFFIKTLQHWPHVLRIGEPKMPGDLPKQVKLKKPSRLKTLDTKPGLYTAYTTYLHRDKALLRRLLKGLQKKRPSDVQTAVLRRHLLELTQSFILPLEHYMASLMPLQKSITPWKTPPQIHPFRQDDFLRSLEHSGPQLTCLLKGDWLGLYRRFFKSPHFDGWYRQRHKEMTQKLEALHLEAICEANIEIWMKDKSEVEVVDLVLKLRERLVRAQGHQLPVKEATLKRARLYIETVIGSLPKDLQVILCPP, from the exons CTGGTGTACCCCAGCGACTTCCAGCTCACGGACAAGGAG AAAAGCAGCATCTGCTACCTGTCCTTTCCCGACTCCCACTCAG GCTGCCTCGGGGACACTCAGTTCAGCTTCCGCATTCGTCGGTGTGGAGGGCTGAGGCGCCCCTGGCACGCGGATGACAGGCACTGTGACACTGGGGCCCCCGTGTCTCTGCAG AGGGAGCCCGCACACTACTTTGGCTACGTGTACTTCAGGCAGGTGAAGGACGGCTCTGTGAAGAGGGGTTACTTCCAGAAG TCTCTGGTGCTGGTGTCCCGCCTGCCCTTCGTCCGGCTGTTCCAGGCGCTGCTGAGCCTGGTCGCCCCCGAGTACTTCGACAAGCTGGCGCCCTGCCTGGAAGCGG TCTGCAGCGAGATCGACCAGTGGCCGGCCCCTGTGCCGGGGCAAACCCTGAACCTGCCTGTCATGGGCGTCGTCCTCCAG GTGCACATCCCATCCAGGGCAGATATGCCTGAATCCGGTCCTCCAAAGCAGTGCAGCCACAAG AACCTGCTACCAGCCCCCGTCGTCCTCACCAGCGTCCATGAGCTGGACCTGTTCAG GTGCTTCCGGCCCGTGCTGGCCCACGTGCAGCTGCTGTGGGAGCTCCTGCTCCTCGGGGAGCCCCTGCTGGTCCTGGCGCCCTCGCCCGCCGTGTCCTCAGAGATGGTGCTGGCCTTGACCAG CTGCCTGCAGCCCCTCAAGTTCTGCTGCGACTACCGCCCCTACTTCACCGTCCACGACAGCGAGTTCAAGGAGTTCACGACGCGCACGCAGGCCCC accAAGCGTGGTCCTAGGAGTCACAAACCCTTTCTTTATCAAAACGCTCCAGCACTGGCCCCACGTCCTCCGCATCGGGGAGCCCAAGATGCCAG GGGACCTTCCCAAGCAGGTCAAACTGAAAAAGCCCTCAAGGCTGAAGACCCTGGACACCAAGCCAG GCCTCTACACTGCATACACGACCTACCTCCACCGAGACAAGGCCCTGCTCAGACGACTGCTTAAG GGCCTGCAGAAGAAGCGGCCGTCGGACGTGCAGACTGCAGTGCTGAGGCGGCACCTCCTGGAGCTCACGCAGAGCTTCATCCTCCCTCTG GAGCACTACATGGCCAGCCTCATGCCCCTGCAGAAGAGCATCACGCCCTGGAAG ACCCCTCCCCAGATCCACCCCTTCCGCCAGGATGACTTCCTGCGCAGCCTGGAGCACTCGGGGCCCCAGCTCACCTGCCTCCTCAAGGGCGACTGGCTGGGCCTCTACAG GCGGTTTTTCAAGTCCCCTCATTTTGACGGCTGGTACCGACAGCGGCACAAAGAGATGACCCAGAAGCTGGAGGCTCTGCACCTCGAGGCCATCTGTGAGGCG AACATCGAGATCTGGATGAAGGACAAGTCCGAGGTGGAGGTCGTGGATCTGGTCCTGAAACTTCGGGAGAGGCTG GTTCGGGCACAGGGCCACCAGCTCCCTGTGAAGGAGGCGACGCTGAAGCGGGCGCGGCTGTACATCGAGACAGTCATCGGCTCCCTGCCCAAGGACCTGCAGGTCATCCTGTGCCCTCCCTAG
- the DENND6B gene encoding protein DENND6B isoform X2, giving the protein MDQGSGAGPHRARGRLGAPSCGARAPGAPWARFSAWLECVCVVTFDLELGQALEKSSICYLSFPDSHSGCLGDTQFSFRIRRCGGLRRPWHADDRHCDTGAPVSLQREPAHYFGYVYFRQVKDGSVKRGYFQKSLVLVSRLPFVRLFQALLSLVAPEYFDKLAPCLEAVCSEIDQWPAPVPGQTLNLPVMGVVLQVHIPSRADMPESGPPKQCSHKNLLPAPVVLTSVHELDLFRCFRPVLAHVQLLWELLLLGEPLLVLAPSPAVSSEMVLALTSCLQPLKFCCDYRPYFTVHDSEFKEFTTRTQAPPSVVLGVTNPFFIKTLQHWPHVLRIGEPKMPGDLPKQVKLKKPSRLKTLDTKPGLYTAYTTYLHRDKALLRRLLKGLQKKRPSDVQTAVLRRHLLELTQSFILPLEHYMASLMPLQKSITPWKTPPQIHPFRQDDFLRSLEHSGPQLTCLLKGDWLGLYRRFFKSPHFDGWYRQRHKEMTQKLEALHLEAICEANIEIWMKDKSEVEVVDLVLKLRERLVRAQGHQLPVKEATLKRARLYIETVIGSLPKDLQVILCPP; this is encoded by the exons AAAAGCAGCATCTGCTACCTGTCCTTTCCCGACTCCCACTCAG GCTGCCTCGGGGACACTCAGTTCAGCTTCCGCATTCGTCGGTGTGGAGGGCTGAGGCGCCCCTGGCACGCGGATGACAGGCACTGTGACACTGGGGCCCCCGTGTCTCTGCAG AGGGAGCCCGCACACTACTTTGGCTACGTGTACTTCAGGCAGGTGAAGGACGGCTCTGTGAAGAGGGGTTACTTCCAGAAG TCTCTGGTGCTGGTGTCCCGCCTGCCCTTCGTCCGGCTGTTCCAGGCGCTGCTGAGCCTGGTCGCCCCCGAGTACTTCGACAAGCTGGCGCCCTGCCTGGAAGCGG TCTGCAGCGAGATCGACCAGTGGCCGGCCCCTGTGCCGGGGCAAACCCTGAACCTGCCTGTCATGGGCGTCGTCCTCCAG GTGCACATCCCATCCAGGGCAGATATGCCTGAATCCGGTCCTCCAAAGCAGTGCAGCCACAAG AACCTGCTACCAGCCCCCGTCGTCCTCACCAGCGTCCATGAGCTGGACCTGTTCAG GTGCTTCCGGCCCGTGCTGGCCCACGTGCAGCTGCTGTGGGAGCTCCTGCTCCTCGGGGAGCCCCTGCTGGTCCTGGCGCCCTCGCCCGCCGTGTCCTCAGAGATGGTGCTGGCCTTGACCAG CTGCCTGCAGCCCCTCAAGTTCTGCTGCGACTACCGCCCCTACTTCACCGTCCACGACAGCGAGTTCAAGGAGTTCACGACGCGCACGCAGGCCCC accAAGCGTGGTCCTAGGAGTCACAAACCCTTTCTTTATCAAAACGCTCCAGCACTGGCCCCACGTCCTCCGCATCGGGGAGCCCAAGATGCCAG GGGACCTTCCCAAGCAGGTCAAACTGAAAAAGCCCTCAAGGCTGAAGACCCTGGACACCAAGCCAG GCCTCTACACTGCATACACGACCTACCTCCACCGAGACAAGGCCCTGCTCAGACGACTGCTTAAG GGCCTGCAGAAGAAGCGGCCGTCGGACGTGCAGACTGCAGTGCTGAGGCGGCACCTCCTGGAGCTCACGCAGAGCTTCATCCTCCCTCTG GAGCACTACATGGCCAGCCTCATGCCCCTGCAGAAGAGCATCACGCCCTGGAAG ACCCCTCCCCAGATCCACCCCTTCCGCCAGGATGACTTCCTGCGCAGCCTGGAGCACTCGGGGCCCCAGCTCACCTGCCTCCTCAAGGGCGACTGGCTGGGCCTCTACAG GCGGTTTTTCAAGTCCCCTCATTTTGACGGCTGGTACCGACAGCGGCACAAAGAGATGACCCAGAAGCTGGAGGCTCTGCACCTCGAGGCCATCTGTGAGGCG AACATCGAGATCTGGATGAAGGACAAGTCCGAGGTGGAGGTCGTGGATCTGGTCCTGAAACTTCGGGAGAGGCTG GTTCGGGCACAGGGCCACCAGCTCCCTGTGAAGGAGGCGACGCTGAAGCGGGCGCGGCTGTACATCGAGACAGTCATCGGCTCCCTGCCCAAGGACCTGCAGGTCATCCTGTGCCCTCCCTAG
- the DENND6B gene encoding protein DENND6B isoform X3, whose protein sequence is MDQGSGAGPHRARGRLGAPSCGARAPGAPWARFSAWLECVCVVTFDLELGQALELVYPSDFQLTDKEKSSICYLSFPDSHSGCLGDTQFSFRIRRCGGLRRPWHADDRHCDTGAPVSLQREPAHYFGYVYFRQVKDGSVKRGYFQKALLSLVAPEYFDKLAPCLEAVCSEIDQWPAPVPGQTLNLPVMGVVLQVHIPSRADMPESGPPKQCSHKNLLPAPVVLTSVHELDLFRCFRPVLAHVQLLWELLLLGEPLLVLAPSPAVSSEMVLALTSCLQPLKFCCDYRPYFTVHDSEFKEFTTRTQAPPSVVLGVTNPFFIKTLQHWPHVLRIGEPKMPGDLPKQVKLKKPSRLKTLDTKPGLYTAYTTYLHRDKALLRRLLKGLQKKRPSDVQTAVLRRHLLELTQSFILPLEHYMASLMPLQKSITPWKTPPQIHPFRQDDFLRSLEHSGPQLTCLLKGDWLGLYRRFFKSPHFDGWYRQRHKEMTQKLEALHLEAICEANIEIWMKDKSEVEVVDLVLKLRERLVRAQGHQLPVKEATLKRARLYIETVIGSLPKDLQVILCPP, encoded by the exons CTGGTGTACCCCAGCGACTTCCAGCTCACGGACAAGGAG AAAAGCAGCATCTGCTACCTGTCCTTTCCCGACTCCCACTCAG GCTGCCTCGGGGACACTCAGTTCAGCTTCCGCATTCGTCGGTGTGGAGGGCTGAGGCGCCCCTGGCACGCGGATGACAGGCACTGTGACACTGGGGCCCCCGTGTCTCTGCAG AGGGAGCCCGCACACTACTTTGGCTACGTGTACTTCAGGCAGGTGAAGGACGGCTCTGTGAAGAGGGGTTACTTCCAGAAG GCGCTGCTGAGCCTGGTCGCCCCCGAGTACTTCGACAAGCTGGCGCCCTGCCTGGAAGCGG TCTGCAGCGAGATCGACCAGTGGCCGGCCCCTGTGCCGGGGCAAACCCTGAACCTGCCTGTCATGGGCGTCGTCCTCCAG GTGCACATCCCATCCAGGGCAGATATGCCTGAATCCGGTCCTCCAAAGCAGTGCAGCCACAAG AACCTGCTACCAGCCCCCGTCGTCCTCACCAGCGTCCATGAGCTGGACCTGTTCAG GTGCTTCCGGCCCGTGCTGGCCCACGTGCAGCTGCTGTGGGAGCTCCTGCTCCTCGGGGAGCCCCTGCTGGTCCTGGCGCCCTCGCCCGCCGTGTCCTCAGAGATGGTGCTGGCCTTGACCAG CTGCCTGCAGCCCCTCAAGTTCTGCTGCGACTACCGCCCCTACTTCACCGTCCACGACAGCGAGTTCAAGGAGTTCACGACGCGCACGCAGGCCCC accAAGCGTGGTCCTAGGAGTCACAAACCCTTTCTTTATCAAAACGCTCCAGCACTGGCCCCACGTCCTCCGCATCGGGGAGCCCAAGATGCCAG GGGACCTTCCCAAGCAGGTCAAACTGAAAAAGCCCTCAAGGCTGAAGACCCTGGACACCAAGCCAG GCCTCTACACTGCATACACGACCTACCTCCACCGAGACAAGGCCCTGCTCAGACGACTGCTTAAG GGCCTGCAGAAGAAGCGGCCGTCGGACGTGCAGACTGCAGTGCTGAGGCGGCACCTCCTGGAGCTCACGCAGAGCTTCATCCTCCCTCTG GAGCACTACATGGCCAGCCTCATGCCCCTGCAGAAGAGCATCACGCCCTGGAAG ACCCCTCCCCAGATCCACCCCTTCCGCCAGGATGACTTCCTGCGCAGCCTGGAGCACTCGGGGCCCCAGCTCACCTGCCTCCTCAAGGGCGACTGGCTGGGCCTCTACAG GCGGTTTTTCAAGTCCCCTCATTTTGACGGCTGGTACCGACAGCGGCACAAAGAGATGACCCAGAAGCTGGAGGCTCTGCACCTCGAGGCCATCTGTGAGGCG AACATCGAGATCTGGATGAAGGACAAGTCCGAGGTGGAGGTCGTGGATCTGGTCCTGAAACTTCGGGAGAGGCTG GTTCGGGCACAGGGCCACCAGCTCCCTGTGAAGGAGGCGACGCTGAAGCGGGCGCGGCTGTACATCGAGACAGTCATCGGCTCCCTGCCCAAGGACCTGCAGGTCATCCTGTGCCCTCCCTAG